In Longimicrobium sp., a genomic segment contains:
- a CDS encoding type IV toxin-antitoxin system AbiEi family antitoxin domain-containing protein, translating into MPGSSYRSLQDLAADQHGYFTTAQARDWGVSTMALVMMARRNSAERVSHGVYRLVHYPSSPLGSYMEAALWPGRVRGVVSHESVLALHEVSDVSPAAVHITVPRRFRTHRRVPGRLVLHRTDLDAADLDTFEGIPVTTLERAIRDCSAAHLGPELVRQAIDEARRKGLLAEPAAGRLSAELLAE; encoded by the coding sequence ATGCCCGGCTCGTCGTACCGCTCGCTTCAGGATCTCGCCGCCGACCAGCACGGCTACTTCACGACGGCGCAGGCCCGGGATTGGGGCGTGAGCACCATGGCGTTGGTAATGATGGCCAGACGGAACAGCGCGGAGCGCGTGAGCCACGGCGTCTACCGGCTCGTCCACTATCCATCGTCTCCGCTCGGGTCGTACATGGAAGCGGCGCTGTGGCCGGGGAGGGTGCGCGGAGTGGTCTCGCACGAATCCGTTCTCGCGCTGCACGAGGTGTCGGACGTGAGCCCGGCCGCCGTGCACATCACGGTACCGCGCCGCTTCAGGACGCATCGCCGCGTACCGGGCCGGCTGGTGCTGCACCGGACCGACCTGGACGCCGCGGACCTCGACACGTTCGAAGGGATTCCCGTCACCACGCTCGAGCGCGCCATCCGTGACTGTTCCGCGGCGCACCTCGGGCCCGAGCTCGTCCGCCAGGCGATCGATGAAGCCCGGCGCAAAGGTCTGCTGGCGGAGCCCGCCGCCGGGCGCCTGAGCGCCGAACTCCTCGCGGAGTGA
- a CDS encoding response regulator transcription factor → MYRGQLVFPAAARRWLLGTPRPSEPSQPTDREMEILALVSEGLTNAQIAARLRVSDNTVKFHLQNVYLKLGVRNRTEAAAYFLRHRAGSGAGRPRR, encoded by the coding sequence GTGTACCGCGGCCAGCTCGTCTTTCCCGCGGCGGCGCGGCGGTGGCTGCTGGGCACGCCCCGCCCGTCGGAGCCCAGCCAGCCCACCGACCGGGAGATGGAGATCCTGGCGCTCGTCTCCGAGGGGCTGACCAACGCGCAGATCGCGGCGCGGCTGCGGGTGAGCGACAACACCGTGAAGTTCCACCTGCAGAACGTCTACCTGAAGCTGGGCGTGCGCAACCGCACCGAGGCGGCCGCCTACTTCCTGCGCCACCGCGCCGGCAGCGGCGCCGGCCGCCCCCGGCGGTGA
- a CDS encoding response regulator transcription factor, with product MTAGNGGGEKIRIILADDHQLVLEGLRSLIEAEPDMEVLAAVKDGGVCLDAVHRHRPDVVVLDLEMGPMGGLQCLESLRTAHPGVRVLVLTAYSDGESMRAALEGGASGFALKTEPPQQTVASIR from the coding sequence GTGACGGCGGGGAACGGGGGCGGGGAGAAGATCCGCATCATCCTGGCGGACGACCACCAGCTCGTCCTCGAAGGACTGCGCTCGCTGATCGAGGCGGAGCCGGACATGGAGGTGCTGGCGGCGGTGAAGGACGGCGGGGTGTGCCTGGACGCGGTGCATCGCCATCGCCCCGACGTGGTGGTGCTGGACCTGGAGATGGGGCCGATGGGCGGGCTGCAGTGCCTGGAGTCGCTGCGCACCGCGCACCCCGGGGTGCGCGTCCTGGTCCTCACCGCGTACAGCGACGGCGAGTCGATGCGGGCGGCGCTGGAGGGCGGCGCCAGCGGGTTCGCGCTGAAGACCGAGCCGCCGCAGCAGACGGTGGCGTCCATCCGGTAG
- a CDS encoding sensor histidine kinase has protein sequence MPRSPVAERREISASHRMMQVTERELQRILLDIHDGPVQHMYAALSQLDLLGRALDAAGVRDPQVAERTERIRLLLEGGLNEVRSFIGAFRPPEFEARGLVTLLEGLALQHEAMTDTELELDVRTPLPDVPLPVKIGLYRVLQEGLSNAYRHGGANRVVVRLRPVVRRGERRLRMSVSDNGHGFDARTVPVEKHYGLQGMRDRVEMIGGRFRLRSQPGRGAMIAVEVPIVPGEER, from the coding sequence ATGCCGCGGTCCCCGGTCGCCGAGCGGCGCGAGATCAGCGCGTCGCACCGCATGATGCAGGTCACCGAGCGCGAGCTGCAGCGCATCCTGCTCGACATCCACGACGGGCCGGTGCAGCACATGTACGCCGCGCTCAGCCAGCTGGACCTGCTGGGCCGCGCGCTCGACGCCGCCGGCGTGCGCGATCCGCAGGTGGCCGAGCGCACCGAGCGCATCCGCCTGCTGCTGGAAGGGGGACTGAACGAGGTGCGCTCCTTCATCGGCGCCTTCCGCCCGCCCGAGTTCGAGGCGCGCGGCCTGGTCACCCTGCTCGAAGGGCTCGCGCTCCAGCACGAGGCGATGACCGACACCGAACTGGAGCTGGACGTGCGCACCCCGCTGCCGGACGTGCCGCTGCCGGTGAAGATCGGCCTCTACCGCGTCCTGCAGGAAGGGCTCTCCAACGCCTACCGCCACGGCGGCGCCAACCGCGTCGTCGTCCGCCTGCGCCCCGTGGTCCGCCGCGGCGAGCGGCGGCTGCGGATGAGCGTGAGCGACAACGGCCACGGCTTCGACGCGCGCACCGTCCCCGTGGAGAAGCACTACGGGCTGCAGGGGATGCGCGACCGGGTGGAGATGATCGGCGGGCGCTTCCGCCTCCGCAGCCAGCCCGGCCGCGGGGCGATGATCGCCGTGGAGGTTCCCATCGTGCCCGGGGAGGAGCGGTGA
- a CDS encoding GntR family transcriptional regulator, which translates to MTITRVPLREQVHRAVVGRILREELAPGSRISDSVMAAELGVSRTPVREALLRLEREGFLEVDMGRGFFVKPLSATEMREVYPILWTLEVLALRSLPPVPAPVVAELDRINAEMAEVGDDPERRIDLDTAWHRTLLEGCGNQRLVEMIASVKAVVRRYEYAYMQNSGFIPVSTRTHDDIARAVERGDLESAAPLLESNWRFGMEEMLEWLESGR; encoded by the coding sequence ATGACCATCACCCGCGTACCCCTTCGCGAGCAGGTGCACCGCGCGGTGGTGGGCCGCATCCTCCGCGAGGAGCTGGCGCCCGGCTCGCGCATCAGCGACTCGGTGATGGCGGCGGAGCTGGGCGTCAGCCGCACGCCGGTGCGCGAGGCGCTGCTGCGGCTGGAGCGCGAGGGGTTCCTGGAGGTGGACATGGGGCGCGGCTTCTTCGTGAAGCCGCTGTCGGCCACGGAGATGCGCGAGGTCTACCCCATCCTGTGGACGCTGGAGGTGCTGGCGCTGCGCTCCCTGCCGCCCGTTCCCGCACCGGTCGTCGCCGAGCTGGACCGCATCAACGCGGAGATGGCGGAGGTGGGCGACGACCCCGAGCGCCGCATCGACCTGGACACGGCGTGGCACCGCACGCTGCTGGAAGGGTGCGGCAACCAGCGGCTGGTGGAGATGATCGCCAGCGTGAAGGCCGTGGTGCGGCGCTACGAGTACGCGTACATGCAGAATTCCGGCTTCATCCCCGTCTCCACCCGCACCCACGACGACATCGCCCGCGCCGTGGAGCGCGGCGACCTCGAATCCGCGGCGCCGCTGCTGGAAAGCAACTGGCGTTTCGGGATGGAGGAGATGCTGGAGTGGCTGGAATCCGGGCGGTAA
- a CDS encoding GAF domain-containing protein yields MTGRTQVAAGDAALAEAGRLQEIVDLDLLTPEVDAILQQTAEEAAARLGLPMSMVTVVLDEAQFFAAHHGLTGWMAESRGTPVEWSFCANAVASREPFVVEDATTHPTVRDNPLVANDGIRCYAGIPLVSTRGHALGTLCVIGTEARTFSDADLDVLRGLAHRAVDRIEARRTTESA; encoded by the coding sequence ATGACCGGGCGCACGCAGGTGGCCGCGGGCGACGCCGCGCTGGCCGAGGCCGGGCGCCTGCAGGAGATCGTCGATCTCGACCTGCTGACGCCCGAGGTCGACGCCATCCTGCAGCAGACTGCGGAAGAGGCGGCCGCGCGGCTCGGCCTGCCGATGTCGATGGTGACGGTGGTGCTGGACGAGGCGCAGTTCTTCGCGGCGCACCACGGGCTGACGGGGTGGATGGCCGAGTCGCGCGGGACGCCGGTGGAGTGGAGCTTCTGCGCGAACGCGGTCGCCAGCCGCGAGCCGTTCGTGGTGGAAGACGCGACCACGCACCCCACCGTCCGCGACAACCCGCTCGTCGCGAACGACGGCATCCGCTGCTACGCGGGGATCCCGCTGGTCTCCACGCGCGGCCACGCATTGGGAACGCTGTGCGTGATCGGCACCGAGGCGCGCACCTTCAGCGACGCCGACCTCGACGTCCTCCGCGGACTGGCCCACCGCGCGGTGGACCGCATCGAGGCGCGGCGGACGACGGAAAGTGCGTGA